The following nucleotide sequence is from Psychroflexus torquis ATCC 700755.
GACTGGAACTATAGTCTTTTGGTAGTTGATTTTTTAACCTATTTCAGAAAAGTGAAGACCATAGTCTTAATGTTTTAATAAGTTACTTGTTAAACACAGGCAGAATGAACAGTTTCGTCTCCTCCAAATAAATTGAAAATACATTGTTATGGAAATTGAAAAATTTATTTATTGTCTTGAAGCCGTTCCAGATATAGAGACTACCAACACTACTGAAGTTGTAAAAATCTTAGAGGATATTGCCTTAGTACAAGATATTACGAGTATTTACAAAGCTTGTGATACCATAGAGGGATTGGAGGAGAGCTTGAGTTATTTGCTGTATGAAGATCATAACTTTAAAGATTACGAAATTATTTACCTCGTTATACCGGGGGAGGCGAACAACATCCTGATGAATGACTATTATTATAGCATTGAAGAGATTGCAGAACTTTTTGAAGGGAAGATGACTGGGAAAGTCATACATTTTGCTAACCAAAAAGTCTTGGATCTCACTGATGAGGAGTCACAGTATTTTTTAGATGTTACTGGCGCACGAGCTATCTCAGGTTATGGATCTACCACTAGCAAAATTTCAAGTACAATTACTATAGACAGAGTTTTCTTCAGTATGTTTCAGGAAAATGATGATCTTGCGGAAGTTGTGGAATCCATGTTTCAAAAGCATTATAATCTCTGTAAATTACTCGACTTTAGGTTGTATTATTAGAAAAAAGCTTGCACCAATTCTTCTTCAGAAATAGCATTAAAATAGTCAGAACTTTTCAAATCCTGCAAAGCAGCTAGGAGTTTATCTTTCTGATGTTCTTTCCCTATCAAACCCTTAATTAGTGGTTGCAGATCTTTATTGACAAAGAAATCTCCAAAAATTTCTAAATCGGTAATTATTCCTTTTTCTACATTAAAGTGAACTTCCACAAAGCCCCCAGGGGTTTTTACGCCATTCTTAAAACCGTAATTAGGAGAATAGCC
It contains:
- a CDS encoding DUF6642 family protein, whose amino-acid sequence is MEIEKFIYCLEAVPDIETTNTTEVVKILEDIALVQDITSIYKACDTIEGLEESLSYLLYEDHNFKDYEIIYLVIPGEANNILMNDYYYSIEEIAELFEGKMTGKVIHFANQKVLDLTDEESQYFLDVTGARAISGYGSTTSKISSTITIDRVFFSMFQENDDLAEVVESMFQKHYNLCKLLDFRLYY